Proteins from a single region of Patescibacteria group bacterium:
- a CDS encoding KH domain-containing protein yields MAEKHLDQEFLENIVKVLVNNPSDVKITRTVDEMGVLLSLKVNPADMGQIIGRGGETARCIRSLVRLVGLKNKARINLKIEEPEGGRAPRAPRAAQPTSAVTDEEFKL; encoded by the coding sequence ATGGCTGAGAAACATCTCGATCAAGAATTTCTTGAGAATATTGTCAAAGTGCTGGTCAATAATCCGAGCGACGTGAAAATCACCCGAACGGTTGATGAAATGGGAGTCCTTCTTTCTTTGAAGGTTAACCCGGCTGACATGGGTCAGATCATCGGCCGCGGTGGTGAGACTGCCCGCTGCATTCGATCTTTGGTCAGATTAGTCGGCTTGAAAAATAAAGCCAGAATCAACTTAAAGATCGAGGAACCGGAAGGCGGTCGAGCTCCAAGAGCTCCACGAGCCGCTCAACCGACCAGTGCTGTGACTGACGAAGAATTCAAGCTCTAA